One region of Pseudoalteromonas galatheae genomic DNA includes:
- a CDS encoding aspartate aminotransferase family protein: MKNSERIFAAANEVIPNGVSSPMRTFSLVGGSPIILESAKGSKIIDVDGREYTDFLSGFGAIYLGHSRTEISNAVSEQLDKGLVVGLSTEIEQQLAKKIVDSTSAIDKLRFVVSGSEAVMTALRIARAYTNRKLFLKFVGSYHGHADALLAQPEGNEGVATKGTTNGVAEHNVLLCEYNNSEQLREIFETHGDQIAAVIVEPFATNMGFVKPQQGFHQNIRQLCNDYGSLFIFDEVVTGFRFRFGGVSELLDVDPDLTTFGKIIGGGAPVGAYGGKEKFMKLVEIGNKVFQSGTFAGNPITMSAGNAALDIMAQPGFYEKMDAKGKLLESEIKTHFAKFDIPFHFTRFGALSGIAFRRSEADMKSYSDVKQQEYDVFKNTHLVMREKGYLMAPSLEEPIFLTDAHSEEDIKGFAKALAETIAEQLQKHF, from the coding sequence ATGAAAAACTCAGAGAGAATATTTGCAGCTGCAAATGAGGTAATACCTAATGGCGTGAGCTCACCAATGAGAACTTTCTCATTAGTTGGCGGTAGTCCAATCATTTTGGAGTCAGCTAAGGGGAGCAAGATAATTGATGTTGATGGTAGAGAATATACCGACTTTTTAAGTGGCTTTGGTGCTATTTATCTCGGTCATTCACGTACAGAGATATCAAATGCAGTATCTGAACAACTTGATAAGGGGCTGGTAGTTGGTTTATCTACCGAAATCGAACAGCAGTTAGCTAAAAAGATCGTTGATAGTACTAGTGCTATCGATAAGCTGCGCTTTGTAGTAAGTGGTAGTGAGGCTGTCATGACTGCACTACGAATTGCAAGAGCTTACACCAATCGAAAGCTATTTCTTAAGTTTGTTGGTTCTTACCATGGTCACGCGGATGCGTTGCTAGCTCAACCTGAAGGAAATGAGGGAGTTGCAACTAAAGGAACTACTAATGGGGTCGCTGAGCATAACGTTCTATTGTGCGAGTACAACAACTCCGAGCAACTCAGAGAGATCTTTGAGACACACGGAGATCAGATTGCAGCTGTGATCGTTGAGCCTTTCGCTACAAATATGGGCTTTGTTAAACCGCAACAAGGCTTTCACCAAAATATCCGTCAACTTTGTAACGATTATGGTTCACTTTTTATCTTTGATGAGGTGGTTACAGGGTTCCGTTTCCGCTTTGGTGGCGTTTCTGAGTTACTTGATGTGGATCCTGATCTCACTACTTTTGGAAAGATCATTGGTGGTGGTGCTCCTGTTGGTGCTTACGGTGGCAAAGAGAAGTTTATGAAGCTGGTTGAGATCGGCAACAAAGTTTTTCAGTCAGGTACGTTTGCAGGAAACCCTATTACTATGAGTGCAGGTAATGCTGCACTAGATATTATGGCTCAACCAGGCTTTTACGAAAAAATGGATGCTAAAGGTAAATTGCTTGAGTCAGAAATAAAAACGCACTTCGCGAAATTCGATATTCCTTTTCACTTTACCCGCTTTGGCGCGCTCTCCGGCATCGCATTTCGCCGTTCTGAAGCTGATATGAAAAGTTACTCAGATGTTAAACAGCAAGAATATGACGTATTCAAGAACACGCATTTAGTCATGCGCGAAAAGGGGTATCTAATGGCTCCTAGTCTAGAAGAGCCGATTTTTCTTACCGATGCTCATAGCGAAGAAGATATTAAAGGCTTTGCCAAAGCGCTTGCTGAAACTATCGCTGAACAACTACAGAAACATTTTTAA
- the aroQ gene encoding type II 3-dehydroquinate dehydratase yields MSAKLKILLVNGPNLNMLGRREPHKYGTQTLNEIVDALTEYAEAQQVSLSHIQSNSEAQLIEAIHAQYEQCDAIIINPAAFTHTSIALRDALLSVDIPFYEVHITNVYAREPFRHKSYFSDVAEGVICGLGALGYRAAFDAALAQLRKQNNSN; encoded by the coding sequence ATGTCTGCAAAATTAAAGATTTTATTAGTAAACGGCCCTAATTTAAATATGCTAGGTCGCCGTGAGCCGCACAAGTACGGCACGCAGACTCTCAACGAAATTGTTGACGCATTAACTGAATATGCAGAAGCACAGCAAGTCAGCTTGTCACACATTCAAAGTAATAGTGAAGCGCAGCTAATCGAGGCTATTCACGCTCAATATGAACAATGTGATGCGATTATCATTAATCCCGCCGCATTTACTCATACAAGCATTGCCCTTCGAGACGCTTTACTCAGTGTGGACATCCCTTTTTATGAAGTACACATCACCAATGTGTACGCCAGAGAGCCATTTCGTCACAAATCTTATTTTTCTGATGTGGCGGAAGGCGTGATATGTGGATTAGGCGCGTTGGGCTATCGCGCTGCATTTGATGCAGCGTTAGCGCAATTGCGAAAACAAAATAACTCAAATTAA
- a CDS encoding co-chaperone GroES translates to MNIRPLHDRVIVKRLEEETKSAGGIVLTGSAAEKSSRGEVVAVGNGRVLDNGETKALQVKAGDTVLFGSYIEKTEKIEGQEYLIMREDNILGIVE, encoded by the coding sequence ATGAACATTCGTCCTTTACATGATCGCGTCATTGTTAAGCGTCTTGAAGAAGAAACAAAGTCAGCTGGCGGCATTGTGTTAACTGGTTCTGCAGCTGAAAAGTCTTCACGTGGTGAAGTGGTTGCAGTAGGCAACGGCCGCGTGTTGGACAATGGTGAAACTAAAGCACTACAAGTAAAAGCTGGCGACACAGTGTTGTTCGGCTCTTACATCGAAAAAACTGAGAAGATCGAAGGTCAAGAGTACCTGATCATGCGCGAAGATAACATCTTAGGCATCGTAGAATAA
- a CDS encoding FxsA family protein codes for MFRFLFILFIAIPIIEIALLIQVSEVIGGFATIALVIGTAILGARLVKQQGLGAYVNVQQQMSRGQLPAQDLFTGLCVIIAGVLLMTPGIMTDVLGFLLLTPAVRKKLAQSLLAHATVRVQTGMHSGQSPFANQSRDERPDQQEEIRDPFKNQSGRNSSTTIEGEYERKD; via the coding sequence ATGTTTAGATTCTTATTTATTTTATTTATCGCTATTCCGATTATTGAAATTGCTTTGCTGATCCAAGTCAGCGAGGTGATAGGCGGTTTTGCTACCATTGCGCTTGTAATTGGTACCGCCATTTTAGGGGCAAGACTGGTTAAACAGCAGGGTCTTGGCGCTTATGTCAACGTACAGCAACAGATGTCTCGTGGGCAATTGCCTGCACAAGATTTATTTACCGGTTTGTGTGTGATCATTGCAGGTGTGCTATTGATGACGCCTGGGATCATGACCGATGTATTAGGCTTTTTACTGTTAACCCCAGCCGTTAGAAAAAAGCTGGCGCAGTCGCTTTTAGCTCATGCCACCGTAAGAGTGCAAACAGGCATGCACTCAGGTCAGTCACCGTTTGCTAACCAATCACGCGACGAACGTCCGGATCAGCAGGAAGAAATTAGAGATCCATTTAAAAATCAATCGGGTAGAAATTCTTCAACAACGATTGAAGGTGAATACGAAAGAAAAGACTAA
- the groL gene encoding chaperonin GroEL (60 kDa chaperone family; promotes refolding of misfolded polypeptides especially under stressful conditions; forms two stacked rings of heptamers to form a barrel-shaped 14mer; ends can be capped by GroES; misfolded proteins enter the barrel where they are refolded when GroES binds) — MAAKEVRFAGDARTKMLKGVNVLADAVKVTLGPKGRNVVLEKSFGAPTITKDGVSVAKEIELEDKFENMGAQMVKEVASKANDAAGDGTTTATVLAQAIVNEGLKSVAAGMNPMDLKRGIDKAVIAAVEELKTLSVPCSDAKAIAQVGTISANSDKEIGDIIAEAMEKVGRESGVITVEEGQSLQNELDVVEGMQFDRGYLSPYFINNAEKGQVELDNPHILLVDKKISNIRELLPTLEAVAKTSKPLLIIAEDLEGEALATLVVNNMRGIVKVAAVKAPGFGDRRKAMLQDIAILTGGTVISEEIGLELEKATVEDLGTAKRVVITKDDTTIIDGAGEQEAIDGRVSQIKAQIEEATSDYDKEKLQERMAKLAGGVAVIKVGAATEVEMKEKKDRVEDALHATRAAVEEGVVPGGGVALVRVASKIESLTGDNEDQNHGIKVALRAMEAPLRQIVSNAGDEASVVVNAVKAGEGNYGYNAATGEYSDMIEMGILDPTKVTRSALQFAASVAGLMITTEAMVAEIPKEEPAAPDMGGMGGMGGMGGMM, encoded by the coding sequence ATGGCAGCTAAAGAAGTTCGTTTTGCAGGTGACGCTCGTACAAAAATGCTAAAAGGCGTAAACGTACTAGCAGACGCAGTAAAAGTAACACTAGGTCCTAAAGGCCGTAACGTTGTTTTAGAAAAGTCATTCGGTGCACCAACTATCACTAAAGACGGCGTATCTGTTGCGAAAGAGATCGAGCTTGAAGATAAGTTCGAGAACATGGGCGCACAGATGGTTAAAGAAGTTGCGTCTAAAGCAAATGACGCGGCGGGTGACGGTACAACTACTGCAACGGTACTTGCGCAAGCTATCGTGAATGAAGGTCTTAAGTCAGTTGCTGCGGGTATGAACCCAATGGACCTTAAGCGTGGTATCGACAAAGCAGTTATCGCTGCAGTTGAAGAGTTAAAAACGCTTTCAGTACCTTGTTCAGACGCAAAAGCGATTGCACAGGTTGGTACTATTTCAGCTAACTCTGATAAAGAGATCGGTGACATCATTGCTGAAGCAATGGAAAAAGTAGGTCGTGAGTCTGGTGTTATCACTGTGGAAGAAGGTCAGTCACTACAGAACGAACTAGATGTAGTTGAAGGTATGCAGTTTGACCGTGGCTACCTATCACCATATTTCATCAACAACGCTGAAAAAGGCCAAGTTGAGCTAGATAATCCACACATCCTTCTAGTAGACAAGAAGATCTCAAACATTCGTGAACTTCTACCTACATTAGAAGCAGTTGCTAAAACAAGCAAGCCGCTACTAATTATTGCAGAAGACCTTGAAGGTGAAGCGCTAGCAACTCTGGTTGTAAACAACATGCGTGGTATCGTGAAGGTTGCAGCGGTTAAAGCGCCTGGCTTTGGTGACCGCCGTAAAGCGATGCTACAAGACATCGCAATCTTGACTGGTGGTACAGTTATCTCTGAGGAGATTGGCCTTGAGCTTGAAAAAGCAACAGTTGAAGACCTAGGTACAGCTAAGCGCGTGGTTATCACTAAAGATGACACAACAATCATCGACGGTGCAGGCGAGCAAGAAGCAATCGATGGTCGCGTATCACAGATCAAAGCACAAATCGAAGAAGCAACTTCTGACTACGACAAAGAGAAGCTACAAGAGCGCATGGCAAAACTTGCAGGCGGTGTTGCAGTAATCAAAGTTGGCGCAGCAACTGAAGTTGAAATGAAAGAGAAGAAAGACCGCGTTGAAGATGCACTACACGCAACTCGCGCAGCGGTTGAAGAAGGTGTAGTACCAGGTGGTGGTGTTGCACTAGTTCGTGTAGCGAGCAAGATTGAGTCGCTAACTGGTGACAACGAAGACCAAAACCACGGTATTAAAGTGGCACTTCGTGCGATGGAAGCACCACTTCGTCAAATCGTTTCAAACGCAGGTGACGAAGCATCAGTTGTGGTTAACGCAGTTAAAGCTGGCGAAGGTAACTACGGTTACAACGCTGCAACTGGCGAATACAGCGACATGATTGAAATGGGTATCCTAGACCCAACTAAAGTAACGCGTTCTGCACTACAGTTCGCAGCATCAGTAGCAGGTCTTATGATCACTACAGAAGCGATGGTTGCTGAAATTCCGAAAGAAGAACCTGCTGCTCCAGATATGGGTGGCATGGGCGGAATGGGTGGAATGGGCGGCATGATGTAA
- a CDS encoding DUF3016 domain-containing protein produces the protein MKTLIAILALLMTPLFVNAGEVAVTWKDFKEYRDVRPGNETRGSFHKRVEKQLTKHLEKLAEKLPAGHKLAIHFDEIDLAGDVHYGMTDIRVIKPIHFPRFEISYKLTDKSGNSIAEESGVKLKDMSFMDRVKVGLDEPFYYEKRLLTDWFEDDLMKKTG, from the coding sequence ATGAAAACACTAATTGCAATACTTGCTTTATTAATGACCCCTCTATTTGTGAATGCTGGTGAAGTTGCTGTAACTTGGAAGGACTTTAAAGAGTATCGCGATGTTAGACCGGGAAATGAGACGCGTGGCTCGTTCCATAAGCGAGTGGAAAAACAACTTACCAAACATTTAGAAAAGCTAGCAGAGAAGCTACCTGCAGGGCATAAATTAGCTATTCACTTTGATGAGATTGATTTAGCTGGTGATGTACATTATGGCATGACAGACATTCGTGTGATTAAGCCAATTCATTTCCCTCGTTTTGAAATTAGCTATAAGCTCACGGATAAATCAGGTAACAGCATCGCAGAAGAGAGCGGCGTCAAACTAAAAGATATGTCATTTATGGACAGAGTCAAAGTGGGCTTAGATGAACCTTTTTATTATGAAAAGCGTCTTTTAACTGACTGGTTTGAGGATGACTTAATGAAGAAAACAGGCTGA
- a CDS encoding porin → MTNLPLTTATVLFSSLWSVSTSAEAANHLYGLINIALEQSTPSSALEHKISSKASRFGIKGERQLEHKVIINYKIEYGVNLNGERTSLREHIVLLNTEHGNIKLGYSNTPFKLSQGKVDIFNDVVDMKLLLPGDNVTELLHYQSPTFDNWRLNIAYIANGNDQYETHATSSSLQYQNDNLYFAIAYENGVTEQELIRVSTSYNYDAWQLGYLYQAQLNNNLGNRKNSGHLISASYKLNSALFKGQYISSSYTSGNKGFYGISGVPMHSITLGLDYSLQQHTTWYSYFAYGRSDDTNQVSDNDKRTIIGMGLKTLF, encoded by the coding sequence ATGACGAACCTTCCTCTCACAACAGCCACTGTTTTATTTAGTAGCCTTTGGTCAGTCTCAACATCTGCGGAAGCCGCTAACCACTTATATGGGCTGATTAACATTGCATTGGAACAAAGCACACCTAGCTCAGCTTTAGAGCACAAAATTAGTAGCAAAGCATCAAGGTTTGGCATCAAGGGTGAGCGACAACTAGAACATAAAGTTATCATTAATTACAAAATTGAATATGGTGTTAACTTGAATGGAGAAAGAACCAGCTTAAGAGAACATATTGTGTTGCTCAACACTGAACATGGAAATATAAAGTTGGGCTATAGCAACACCCCATTTAAGCTATCACAAGGCAAAGTAGATATATTCAACGATGTGGTCGATATGAAATTATTGCTACCCGGAGATAATGTCACTGAGCTTTTGCACTATCAATCGCCCACTTTTGACAATTGGCGGCTAAACATAGCTTACATAGCTAATGGTAACGATCAGTATGAAACCCATGCCACCTCAAGTAGTTTACAATACCAAAATGATAACCTTTATTTTGCTATCGCTTATGAAAATGGTGTGACAGAGCAAGAATTAATCAGGGTATCAACATCATATAATTACGATGCGTGGCAACTTGGCTACTTATACCAAGCACAGTTAAACAACAATCTTGGTAATCGAAAAAATTCGGGCCATTTAATTAGCGCAAGCTACAAGCTCAACTCAGCTCTATTTAAAGGACAGTATATAAGCTCTAGTTATACTAGCGGCAATAAAGGATTTTATGGAATATCAGGCGTGCCAATGCACAGTATCACCTTAGGGCTGGACTATAGCTTGCAGCAGCATACAACATGGTATAGCTATTTCGCTTATGGGCGCTCCGACGACACAAACCAAGTAAGTGATAATGATAAAAGAACAATTATAGGTATGGGGCTAAAAACGCTGTTTTAG
- the accC gene encoding acetyl-CoA carboxylase biotin carboxylase subunit, translated as MLDKVVIANRGEIALRVLRACKELGIKTVAVHSTADRDLKHVLLADETICIGKPAASESYLDIPRIIAAAEVTDAVAIHPGYGFLSENADFADQVEQSGFIFIGPKGDTIRLMGDKVSAIEAMRKAGVPCVPGSDGPLTEDNDRNMQIAKRIGYPVIIKAAGGGGGRGMRVVRSEKELVDSIALTQQEAKQFFGNGMVYMEKFLENPRHIEVQVLADGQGNAIHLGERDCSMQRRHQKVVEEAPAPGITAEMRKYIGDRCTRACIEIGYRGAGTFEFLYENGEFYFIEMNTRIQVEHPVTEMVTGVDLIKEQLKIAAGQPLSITQEDVVIRGHAIECRINAEDPESFIPSPGKITRFHPAGGLGIRWDSHIYADYTVPPHYDSMIGKLITYGENRDVAIARAKNALNELVIDGIKTNTPLHKKILSDENFQNGGTNIHYLEKKLGMHQ; from the coding sequence ATGTTAGATAAAGTAGTCATTGCAAACCGAGGTGAAATTGCACTTCGTGTATTGCGTGCCTGCAAGGAGCTAGGTATTAAGACGGTTGCTGTACACTCAACAGCTGACCGTGACCTAAAACATGTTCTTCTTGCGGATGAAACCATTTGTATCGGAAAACCTGCGGCAAGCGAAAGCTACCTTGATATTCCTCGTATTATCGCGGCGGCAGAAGTCACAGACGCGGTTGCTATTCACCCAGGTTACGGTTTCCTTTCTGAAAATGCCGACTTTGCTGACCAAGTTGAGCAAAGTGGCTTTATCTTTATCGGTCCAAAAGGCGACACTATTCGTCTAATGGGTGATAAAGTTTCTGCTATTGAAGCAATGAGAAAAGCTGGTGTTCCTTGTGTTCCTGGTTCTGATGGCCCGTTAACAGAAGATAACGATCGCAACATGCAGATTGCCAAGCGTATTGGTTACCCTGTTATCATCAAAGCCGCAGGTGGCGGTGGTGGTCGTGGTATGCGCGTCGTTCGTAGCGAGAAAGAGCTTGTTGACTCGATTGCGTTGACGCAACAAGAAGCCAAGCAGTTCTTTGGTAATGGCATGGTTTATATGGAGAAATTTCTAGAAAATCCACGCCATATCGAAGTGCAAGTACTTGCTGACGGTCAAGGCAATGCAATCCATTTAGGTGAGCGTGACTGTTCAATGCAGCGTCGTCACCAAAAAGTAGTGGAAGAAGCACCTGCACCAGGGATCACAGCTGAAATGCGTAAATACATTGGTGATCGCTGTACTCGTGCATGTATCGAGATTGGTTATCGCGGTGCTGGTACGTTTGAATTCTTATACGAAAACGGCGAGTTCTACTTCATTGAAATGAACACCCGTATTCAGGTTGAGCACCCAGTAACAGAAATGGTCACTGGCGTAGACTTAATCAAAGAGCAACTTAAGATTGCTGCTGGTCAACCGCTTTCTATCACACAAGAAGACGTGGTGATCCGTGGTCACGCGATCGAGTGCCGTATTAACGCAGAAGACCCAGAGAGCTTTATCCCTTCACCGGGTAAAATCACACGCTTCCACCCAGCAGGTGGCCTTGGGATCCGTTGGGACAGCCATATTTACGCTGATTACACAGTACCGCCACATTACGACTCAATGATCGGTAAGTTAATCACTTATGGTGAGAACCGTGATGTTGCAATCGCTCGTGCTAAAAACGCACTAAATGAGCTAGTAATTGACGGGATTAAAACCAATACCCCGCTTCACAAGAAGATCTTGTCAGACGAGAACTTCCAAAACGGTGGCACGAATATCCACTACCTAGAGAAAAAACTAGGCATGCACCAATAA
- the cutA gene encoding divalent-cation tolerance protein CutA, translating to MGVRYKLVLSTCDSVAEARKIATQLVEQKLAACVNLIPAVESIYVWEGQVEHAQETKLLIKTKSEKLEQVMTTIRELHSYDVPEIQVVDVTSGNLAYFKWMDEVLL from the coding sequence ATGGGCGTAAGATATAAACTCGTCTTATCTACATGCGATTCAGTTGCAGAAGCGCGTAAAATTGCGACGCAACTTGTAGAGCAAAAACTTGCAGCTTGTGTGAACCTAATCCCAGCAGTGGAATCTATTTATGTTTGGGAAGGTCAGGTTGAACATGCACAAGAGACCAAGCTGTTAATCAAGACAAAATCCGAAAAACTAGAGCAAGTGATGACCACTATTCGTGAACTACACAGTTATGATGTCCCAGAAATTCAAGTTGTGGACGTCACCAGTGGCAACTTAGCTTATTTCAAATGGATGGACGAGGTATTATTGTAA
- a CDS encoding prephenate dehydrogenase — MQAVIEKLNENLKIVYRQALDADKKLDELQQQGHGKFKALFTEDAGFTFEAKRFKPYVLDVAADVEGLSKTEEIDEQKLALVVKKLQSLLQLLATFK, encoded by the coding sequence ATGCAAGCCGTTATCGAAAAGCTTAATGAAAACCTCAAGATCGTATACCGGCAAGCGCTGGATGCGGATAAAAAACTCGATGAATTGCAGCAGCAAGGTCACGGTAAGTTTAAGGCGCTATTTACGGAAGATGCCGGGTTTACGTTTGAAGCAAAACGCTTTAAACCTTATGTATTGGATGTTGCAGCCGACGTTGAAGGTCTATCGAAAACTGAAGAAATTGACGAGCAAAAACTCGCATTGGTTGTTAAAAAGTTACAATCATTACTACAGTTGCTAGCTACTTTTAAGTAG
- a CDS encoding protein-disulfide reductase DsbD, whose protein sequence is MRLLVVLFSLLMWFPAQANNAVLDSLLAPKQQTFLPVTEAFKFDFDQQGNTLFVGWDIADGYYLYKKNLQIIAKQADIQVPELEPGKMIEDEFFGRTEVYFNNLSVISKLSNIEQGAIVKIRYQGCAEAGLCYPPEIVEVPLSTIAGEKPKATSTKAPETKAEAKSESTSVDNDNLSFTEQLMQRSLLANILTFFGLGIGLAFTPCVFPMFPILSSLIAGQQGLSTKKAFSLSFVYVQGMAVTYAALGLVVAYFGGQIQGYLQHPAVLISFSILFVALALSMFGVYEIRLPSGMMDKLTQLSNKQKGGNYWGVFIMGVLSGLIASPCTTAPLSGALLFVAQSGDYVVGAVTLYALSLGMGLPLLLLGTSGGKLLPKAGGWMDQVKTLFGFVMLFVPLILLERILDATVIISLAGGLAVATALYLHYWQSQLQAGKGKTTLWGFAITLFIVGLYALKTSLFPAPAAIVSTTSTQAEVVTGEQKFRLLPDLAALKVAVAEANAKGKVPIVDLYADWCVACKEFEKYTFPKPEVQAQFKDYELLKLDLTKANDNTQEIMEAFTVFGLPTILIFDSQGNEMPTHRITGFLDAKDFAAHLEKAKQDAK, encoded by the coding sequence ATGCGACTCTTAGTAGTTCTTTTCTCATTGCTGATGTGGTTTCCCGCACAAGCAAACAATGCGGTGTTAGACAGCTTACTGGCTCCTAAACAACAGACTTTTTTACCAGTAACAGAAGCATTCAAGTTCGATTTTGACCAGCAAGGCAACACCTTGTTTGTAGGTTGGGACATCGCCGACGGCTATTACTTATATAAGAAGAATCTTCAAATTATCGCTAAACAAGCCGACATCCAAGTGCCGGAGCTTGAACCAGGAAAGATGATTGAAGATGAGTTTTTTGGTCGCACTGAAGTCTACTTCAATAACTTATCTGTTATCTCTAAGCTCAGTAATATCGAGCAAGGTGCAATCGTAAAAATACGCTATCAAGGCTGCGCCGAAGCTGGACTTTGCTATCCGCCAGAAATTGTAGAAGTGCCGTTAAGCACGATTGCGGGAGAAAAGCCAAAGGCCACGTCAACCAAAGCTCCTGAAACAAAAGCAGAAGCTAAAAGCGAAAGCACCTCTGTGGATAACGATAATTTGTCTTTCACTGAGCAGCTAATGCAACGCAGCTTACTTGCGAATATTTTGACGTTCTTTGGCCTGGGTATTGGCCTTGCGTTTACCCCTTGTGTATTCCCGATGTTCCCTATTTTGTCGAGCCTCATCGCCGGTCAACAAGGCCTTTCGACTAAAAAAGCCTTCAGTCTATCTTTTGTTTATGTGCAAGGTATGGCGGTCACTTACGCAGCGCTTGGGTTAGTCGTTGCGTATTTCGGCGGCCAAATTCAAGGCTACTTGCAGCATCCTGCGGTACTTATCAGCTTTAGTATATTGTTCGTCGCACTCGCGCTATCTATGTTTGGGGTTTACGAAATTCGTTTACCTAGCGGCATGATGGATAAACTCACTCAGCTCAGTAACAAGCAAAAAGGCGGCAATTACTGGGGTGTATTCATAATGGGTGTGCTATCTGGACTTATTGCATCGCCCTGCACCACAGCTCCACTTTCTGGTGCGCTATTATTTGTCGCGCAAAGTGGTGACTATGTGGTGGGCGCGGTAACACTATACGCACTTAGCTTGGGCATGGGCTTACCGCTATTACTGCTAGGTACCTCAGGTGGAAAATTATTGCCAAAAGCAGGAGGCTGGATGGATCAGGTCAAAACGCTATTTGGTTTTGTGATGCTCTTCGTACCGCTTATCCTTCTAGAGCGTATACTCGATGCGACAGTGATTATCTCACTGGCCGGTGGCCTCGCCGTAGCGACAGCACTCTACTTGCATTATTGGCAAAGCCAATTACAGGCAGGCAAAGGTAAAACCACATTGTGGGGTTTTGCGATCACCCTGTTTATTGTTGGCTTATATGCATTAAAAACAAGCCTGTTTCCAGCACCTGCAGCTATTGTAAGTACTACATCGACTCAAGCCGAGGTCGTTACGGGAGAGCAGAAGTTTAGGTTACTACCTGACTTAGCTGCACTCAAAGTCGCCGTTGCTGAGGCCAATGCCAAAGGCAAAGTGCCTATCGTTGATTTATATGCTGATTGGTGTGTGGCCTGTAAAGAGTTTGAGAAATACACTTTCCCAAAACCTGAAGTACAAGCACAGTTCAAAGATTACGAGCTATTAAAGCTCGACTTGACCAAAGCCAATGACAACACTCAAGAGATCATGGAGGCATTTACGGTGTTTGGTTTACCGACTATTTTAATCTTTGATAGCCAAGGTAATGAGATGCCAACACACCGCATCACAGGCTTCTTAGACGCAAAAGACTTTGCTGCCCACCTAGAAAAGGCCAAGCAGGACGCAAAGTAA
- the accB gene encoding acetyl-CoA carboxylase biotin carboxyl carrier protein, which yields MDIRKIKKLIELVEESGIAELEITEGEESVRINRHSSAPVYAQPQQYMAAPAAAPAAPAAAPAAPAAAPAAVEAAPAESSAPAGHQVKSPMVGTFYTASSPTAAAYVEVGSKVNVGDTLCIVEAMKMMNQIESDKAGVVKAILVENGEPVEFDQPLFIIE from the coding sequence ATGGATATTCGCAAGATCAAAAAACTTATCGAGCTAGTAGAAGAATCAGGTATTGCAGAGCTAGAAATCACTGAGGGTGAAGAGTCAGTACGTATCAATCGCCACAGCAGCGCACCAGTTTATGCACAACCTCAACAATACATGGCAGCACCAGCGGCGGCTCCTGCAGCACCAGCGGCGGCTCCTGCAGCACCAGCGGCGGCTCCTGCAGCAGTAGAAGCAGCACCAGCAGAAAGCAGCGCACCAGCAGGTCACCAAGTTAAGTCTCCTATGGTTGGTACTTTCTACACAGCTTCTTCTCCAACAGCAGCGGCATACGTTGAAGTAGGTTCAAAAGTAAATGTTGGCGACACACTTTGTATCGTTGAAGCCATGAAGATGATGAACCAGATCGAATCAGATAAAGCTGGTGTAGTTAAAGCAATCCTAGTTGAAAACGGTGAGCCAGTAGAATTCGACCAACCGCTATTCATCATCGAATAA